A genome region from Piliocolobus tephrosceles isolate RC106 chromosome 8, ASM277652v3, whole genome shotgun sequence includes the following:
- the LOC111551078 gene encoding LOW QUALITY PROTEIN: zinc finger protein 669-like (The sequence of the model RefSeq protein was modified relative to this genomic sequence to represent the inferred CDS: inserted 1 base in 1 codon) — MDSVAFEDVAVNFTQEEWALLDSSQKNLYREVMQETCRNLASVGNKSKDQNIEDHFEKPGKDIRNHVVQRLCESKEDSQYGQVVSQIPNLDLNENISTGLKQHECSICGKVFVRHSLLNRHILAHSGYKSYGEKQYKCEQCGKFFIYVPXARRHMIMHSGNRAYKCTICGKAFYFLNSVERYQRTHTGKKPYKCKQCGKAFTVSGSCLIHERTHTGEKPYKCKECGKTFRFSYSFKTHERTHTGKRPYKCTTCDKAFSCSTSLCDHGSIHTGERPYERKQCGKAFSHLSSLCNHRTTNTGEKPYECKQCDQAFSCLSSLHLHERIHTGEKPYECKRCGKAYTRSGHLTRHERSHDIEAGCGDSASNPSTLGGQGVCIA; from the exons ATG GACTCTGTGGCAtttgaggatgtggctgtgaacTTTACCCAGGAGGAATGGGCTTTGCTAGATTCTTCTCAGAAGAATCTCTACCGAGAAGTGATGCAGGAAACCTGCAGGAACCTGGCTTCTGTAG gaaacaaatCGAAAGACCAGAATATTGAAGATCACTTCGAAAAACCTGGGAAAGATAT cagaaatcatGTGGTACAGAGACTGTGTGAAAGCAAAGAAGATAGTCAGTATGGACAAGTTGTCAGCCAAATTCCAAATCTTGATCTGAATGAGAACATTTCTACTGGATTAAAACAACATGAATGCAGTATTTGTGGAAAAGTCTTTGTACGTCATTCCCTCCTTAACAGGCACATCCTAGCTCACTCAGGATATAAATCATATGGAGAGAAGCAATATAAATGTGAACAGTGTGGGAAATTCTTTATTTATGTTC GTGCTAGAAGACACATGATAATGCACAGTGGAAATAGAGCTTATAAATGTACGATATGTGggaaagctttttattttctcaattcagtTGAAAGAtatcagagaactcacacaggaaaaaaaccctataaatgtaaacaatgtggtaaAGCGTTCACTGTTTCCGGTTCTTGTCTAATACATGAacgaactcacactggagagaaaccctacaaatgtaaggaatgtgggaaaacattcagattttcttattcttttaagacgcatgaaaggactcacactggaAAAAGACCCTATAAATGTACCACATGTGATAAAGCCTTCAGCTGTTCCACTTCCCTTTGTGACCATGGAagcattcatactggagagagaccctATGAACGTAaacaatgtggcaaagcctttagtcATTTGAGTTCCCTTTGTAACCATAGAACTACtaatactggagagaaaccctatgaatgtaaacaatgtgacCAAGCCTTCAGTTGCCTCAGTTCCCTTCACCTCCAcgaaagaattcatactggagaaaaaccctatgaatgtaagagATGCGGAAAAGCCTACACTCGTTCTGGTCACCTTACTCGCCATGAAAGAAGTCATGATAtagaggctggatgtggtgactcagcctctaatcccagcactttgggaggccaaggtgtgtgtattgcttga